The nucleotide sequence GACCTCGGCGGCGCGGCTGCCGTCCGGCCCGACGTCGGCGGCCTGCTGCCCGTGTTCGTGCTCGATCGCTACGAGGGCTACGACGTGAAGCTCGTGCAGGACTGCACGCGCGCGGAGCTCGACGCCTGGGTGGAGGCGAACGCGTGCGCGCTGCGCGCGCACCTGCCCGCCGACCTGGTCTTCTGCAACCACGTCCTGCTGGGCGGGCCGGTCGGCGCCGCGACGGGCGCGCGCTTCGCCGTCAAGGCGCACGGCTCGGAGCTCGAGTACGCGATGCGCGGCAACGCCGCGCTGTCGGCGTGGGGGAGGAAGAGCCTCGCGCGCGCGTCCGCGACGTTCGTCGGCTCGGCCCACATCCGCGCGGTGCTCGAGGAGGTGTGCGGCCCGGTGCCGCGCGTCCACGAGGTGCCGCCGGGCGTCGACGTCGACGAGTGGCGCCCGCGGCCACGCGGCGAGGCGCTGGCGGCGCTGCTCGCGGAGGCGCGGCGCGACCCCCCGAACCCCGGGAACGTCGAGGAGCGCCTCCCGGACGAGGGGAACGCGGCGCGGCTCGAGGCCTTTCTCGCGGGCGACCGCCCCACCGTCGTGTACTTCGGCAAGCTCATCCGCAACAAGGGCGTCCACGTGCTGCTCGAGGCGCTCGCGCGCCTCGACGCGCGTGCCGTCATCGTCGGCTTCGGCGACTACCGCGACGCGCTCGAGGCGGCGGCCGGGGAGCAGGCGCTGTTCACCGGCCCGCTCGAGCACCGGCACCTCGTGCATCTCCTCGCCCTGGCCGACGCCTGTGTGGTGCCGTCGATCTTCCCGGAGGCGTTCGGGATGGTGGCCGCGGAAGCGGCCGCGGCCGGATGCCCGCCGCTCGTCGCACGCCACTCCGGGCTCGCGGAGATCGCTTCCGGCCTCGAGGCCGCGTATCCCGCGCGGCTGCGCGACCTGGCCGCGTTCGCAACCGGCGACGCGGTGGAGCTGCGGCGCAAGCTCGAGCGCCTTCTGTCGCTGGCGCCGGACGATCGGGCGGCGCTCGCGGCGGCCGCGCGGCAGGCGGCCGTGCAGCGGTGGAGCTGGACCGGGGTCGCCGGCAGGCTGCTCGCGCCCGTCGCCGGGTGACCGTCACGTCACTATCGAAACTGCAGGATCGACTACCTTTTC is from Gaiella occulta and encodes:
- a CDS encoding glycosyltransferase family 4 protein, translating into MRILLWHGYLLGGTGSNVYTRMLAREWARTGHDVTVFCQDADPGAYDLGGAAAVRPDVGGLLPVFVLDRYEGYDVKLVQDCTRAELDAWVEANACALRAHLPADLVFCNHVLLGGPVGAATGARFAVKAHGSELEYAMRGNAALSAWGRKSLARASATFVGSAHIRAVLEEVCGPVPRVHEVPPGVDVDEWRPRPRGEALAALLAEARRDPPNPGNVEERLPDEGNAARLEAFLAGDRPTVVYFGKLIRNKGVHVLLEALARLDARAVIVGFGDYRDALEAAAGEQALFTGPLEHRHLVHLLALADACVVPSIFPEAFGMVAAEAAAAGCPPLVARHSGLAEIASGLEAAYPARLRDLAAFATGDAVELRRKLERLLSLAPDDRAALAAAARQAAVQRWSWTGVAGRLLAPVAG